A region of Nitrospinota bacterium DNA encodes the following proteins:
- a CDS encoding ATPase: MELDWTTLGAALAIGFTAFATAWAQGRIGSAAVGAIVEKKEVSGLMIILVAIPETMVILGFVIAVLLIYK; this comes from the coding sequence ATGGAATTGGACTGGACAACATTGGGCGCGGCGTTGGCCATAGGGTTCACCGCGTTCGCTACAGCCTGGGCCCAAGGCAGGATAGGCTCGGCGGCGGTGGGCGCCATCGTGGAGAAAAAAGAAGTGTCGGGGCTGATGATCATCCTGGTGGCCATCCCTGAGACCATGGTGATACTCGGATTCGTCATCGCCGTTCTGCTTATTTACAAATGA
- a CDS encoding DedA family protein yields MENLQYLVENYGYLAILVGTFLEGETILVLGGIAAHLGYLDVTLVILCAFAGSTAGDQLYFFIGRFWGKKYIGRWPTWKARMDRVQKRFERWHSWIILFFRFWYGLRNVTPFALGMSDVKTSLFVTLNIIGAIIWAITISMAGYLFGVMVESVIGDIKHYQMLALIGVGVLGLVIWIISLFVRKKKYSAQSPAAAVPDQQV; encoded by the coding sequence ATAGAGAATCTGCAGTATCTGGTCGAGAATTATGGTTACCTGGCCATACTTGTCGGCACATTCCTGGAAGGCGAAACGATCCTTGTGCTGGGTGGCATAGCGGCCCACCTGGGATACCTCGATGTTACCCTCGTAATTTTGTGCGCTTTCGCGGGCTCCACCGCAGGCGACCAGCTTTATTTCTTCATCGGCAGGTTCTGGGGCAAGAAATATATTGGGCGCTGGCCTACCTGGAAGGCGCGGATGGACCGTGTCCAGAAACGGTTCGAACGCTGGCATTCATGGATAATACTTTTCTTCCGGTTCTGGTACGGTTTGCGGAACGTCACCCCGTTCGCCCTTGGAATGAGCGACGTGAAGACGTCGCTGTTCGTAACGCTCAATATAATCGGCGCCATTATCTGGGCCATCACCATAAGCATGGCGGGCTATCTTTTCGGGGTGATGGTGGAGAGCGTCATCGGCGACATCAAGCATTACCAGATGCTGGCGCTGATAGGTGTTGGCGTTCTGGGGCTGGTGATCTGGATAATCTCCCTTTTCGTCCGGAAGAAAAAATATTCCGCCCAAAGCCCTGCCGCGGCCGTTCCGGACCAGCAGGTTTAA
- a CDS encoding VCBS repeat-containing protein, with protein MIALEKILLMSLSAALVVAVAGPYPAAANATPGGSALMEGLAQMRPRLQTPSGSVISVKGGEVFIAKTSPGQAVPAGMRFSIVRDKEQLFHPVTREKLGTITEPVGDVKTLSDDGKIIKCAIVSGKEKIKPGDYIGVPQAPTVVAVMFFIPPGYPEQAALRSSAINELSNWRGLAVAPPMAVERLIFDRGIADAAQWLKDGANRSAAAATLGARYALAISVKTEKGRELVDIVLYSLDSGEALERYAGMAGQEASQAVETRETKKPVAAPVIIPAPTAPEIKPAPKEVSTGTGFKSVTLARLDGKLTALWGGDIDADGVTDTLAGLDNKVILLHMTSAGTLEKAWEHEAGRRLMITGFAVGDHDGDGVPEIYVNALADGAARSFVMEKKGGVYAPTIETRNMLFYAGSDGRLYGQRQRADLGLEDKILLLTRSGAGFIEKPFANLPGGANLSGLAFSDMDGDGAIDMAGFDGGKNFAYFSSALNSWVKVPGQFGGSEMAIKLPDAGELPQYFEIQPQVAPAGMSGEFAVIIAAQNVHSLYYITAAPVYGKSRVHYLVNGGLGYEIKFSTPITDGVIFAMAPVQGKPGHTLAGKTETHVTGPDKSELILYTAGE; from the coding sequence ATGATCGCACTGGAAAAAATCCTCTTAATGTCCCTTTCGGCCGCGCTGGTTGTGGCCGTGGCCGGCCCATACCCCGCCGCCGCAAACGCCACGCCGGGAGGAAGCGCCCTTATGGAGGGATTGGCCCAGATGCGGCCGCGTCTGCAAACACCCTCGGGCTCCGTAATAAGCGTGAAGGGCGGAGAAGTTTTTATCGCAAAAACATCACCGGGGCAGGCCGTTCCCGCCGGGATGCGGTTTTCGATCGTCCGGGATAAAGAACAGCTCTTCCATCCCGTAACAAGGGAGAAGCTTGGAACCATAACCGAGCCGGTGGGGGATGTCAAAACCCTGTCCGACGACGGCAAGATAATCAAATGCGCCATAGTTTCCGGCAAGGAAAAGATAAAACCAGGCGACTATATAGGCGTTCCCCAGGCGCCAACCGTGGTGGCCGTTATGTTTTTCATCCCGCCCGGTTATCCGGAGCAGGCCGCGCTCAGGTCATCGGCCATCAACGAGCTATCCAACTGGCGCGGGCTGGCCGTGGCCCCACCCATGGCGGTGGAACGGCTGATTTTCGACCGGGGCATAGCAGACGCGGCCCAGTGGCTCAAAGACGGCGCCAACCGGTCTGCCGCCGCCGCAACTTTAGGAGCCCGGTACGCGCTTGCCATATCCGTTAAAACGGAAAAAGGCAGGGAGCTTGTGGACATAGTTCTCTACAGCCTGGACAGCGGCGAAGCGCTGGAGCGTTACGCAGGTATGGCAGGGCAGGAGGCCTCGCAAGCAGTGGAGACGCGGGAAACTAAAAAACCTGTGGCCGCGCCGGTTATCATCCCGGCCCCCACCGCGCCGGAAATAAAACCCGCCCCGAAAGAAGTTTCCACCGGAACTGGGTTTAAAAGCGTAACCCTGGCCAGGCTGGACGGGAAGCTAACGGCCCTGTGGGGCGGGGATATAGACGCGGACGGGGTAACGGACACGCTGGCGGGGCTGGATAACAAAGTAATCCTGCTCCACATGACAAGCGCCGGGACGCTGGAGAAGGCTTGGGAACATGAAGCCGGACGGCGGTTGATGATCACGGGTTTTGCCGTGGGGGACCATGACGGCGATGGGGTTCCGGAGATTTACGTTAACGCCTTGGCCGACGGCGCCGCGCGCTCTTTCGTTATGGAGAAGAAGGGTGGAGTTTATGCTCCCACCATTGAAACGCGGAACATGCTGTTCTACGCTGGGTCCGACGGCAGACTGTACGGCCAGCGCCAACGGGCGGATCTTGGACTGGAGGACAAGATATTACTTCTTACCCGGAGTGGCGCGGGTTTTATTGAAAAACCCTTCGCCAACCTGCCCGGCGGCGCCAATCTTTCCGGGCTGGCGTTTTCCGACATGGACGGTGACGGGGCCATTGACATGGCCGGGTTTGACGGCGGGAAGAACTTCGCCTACTTCTCCAGCGCGCTCAATAGCTGGGTGAAGGTTCCGGGCCAGTTCGGCGGGTCTGAAATGGCCATCAAACTGCCCGACGCCGGGGAACTGCCCCAATATTTCGAGATTCAGCCGCAGGTTGCCCCCGCCGGAATGTCCGGGGAATTCGCGGTGATAATAGCGGCGCAGAACGTTCATTCGCTATACTACATTACCGCGGCGCCGGTTTACGGCAAATCCAGGGTCCATTATCTTGTGAACGGCGGGTTGGGGTATGAGATAAAATTCTCCACCCCCATCACCGACGGGGTAATTTTCGCCATGGCTCCGGTTCAGGGAAAACCCGGCCATACGCTGGCGGGAAAAACGGAAACCCATGTGACGGGTCCAGATAAATCGGAACTAATACTATATACAGCGGGGGAATGA
- a CDS encoding EI24 domain-containing protein: MGGFTYLFRGLKMILGDRRLLKLAAMPLLVNIAVFALFFLSFNFFAFHISSYVFTQSSQEWYWALLSMVTGAALFVISILAVIFTFTAVGLIIASPFNDALSRAVEEKLTGGAIERKMPIWALAKLVMANESRKMALLLAIQALLFLMNLVPGIGNMAFVAASGFFVAFAMAYEFAGYTLDRRGYTFAEKRMFILSRPWTCLGFGLAVAGALLIPFINLAFMPVAVAGGSILAVENDPALRG, encoded by the coding sequence ATGGGCGGATTCACATATCTGTTTCGCGGGCTGAAAATGATATTGGGTGACCGGCGCCTGTTAAAACTGGCCGCCATGCCCCTGCTGGTGAACATCGCGGTGTTCGCGCTGTTCTTCCTGTCATTTAATTTCTTCGCATTCCACATTTCGTCATATGTGTTCACCCAGTCTTCGCAGGAGTGGTACTGGGCGCTCCTCTCCATGGTAACGGGGGCGGCGCTGTTTGTGATATCCATTCTTGCGGTTATATTCACATTCACGGCCGTGGGGCTCATAATCGCGTCGCCGTTCAACGACGCGCTCTCCCGCGCCGTTGAGGAAAAGCTTACCGGCGGGGCTATCGAGCGCAAGATGCCCATATGGGCTCTGGCGAAACTTGTCATGGCCAACGAGTCCCGGAAAATGGCCCTTCTTCTGGCCATACAGGCGCTACTGTTCCTCATGAACCTTGTTCCCGGCATTGGCAATATGGCTTTCGTGGCCGCCAGCGGCTTTTTCGTGGCTTTCGCCATGGCCTATGAGTTTGCCGGTTACACCCTGGACCGGCGCGGGTACACGTTCGCGGAGAAACGAATGTTCATCCTGTCCCGGCCATGGACATGCCTGGGCTTTGGCCTTGCCGTGGCGGGAGCGCTTCTGATACCTTTTATTAACCTTGCGTTCATGCCTGTGGCCGTGGCCGGTGGCTCCATCCTGGCTGTGGAGAACGACCCGGCCCTGCGTGGCTGA
- a CDS encoding DsbA family protein, translated as MDVSFDKEIIRFYLSFNDPASFILAPMVKNLSHAYKVDVEYIPVTTFDRTGLFSINEAERRYYIRDIGRFSKKADRKLNYIDQPLDCRKACLGRFYADEKMLGLKYINLVMAARWLGAKDISNTGAIAESVKFIELGGTGLAMALETSLYETAQAEAEAGAVKDGVIGVPFMVFRGEGFFGADRLPYLEDVIKSDPSLIVHHDASYSVISPGEMAEKVKNNEPLLALDVRIPKDFGQGHIPGANCLPAKIVYRNMNRLDRDWTIIVVDEGGVEASEVAFALAGAGFGKVAVLSGGMKLWNGAVETGLDKWQDKLKTVK; from the coding sequence ATGGACGTTTCCTTCGATAAAGAGATAATCCGCTTTTATCTTTCGTTTAACGACCCGGCAAGCTTCATCCTTGCCCCCATGGTGAAAAACCTCTCCCACGCCTATAAAGTGGATGTGGAATACATCCCCGTAACCACTTTTGACCGCACGGGGCTTTTTTCCATAAACGAGGCAGAGCGCAGGTATTACATCAGAGACATAGGGCGTTTTTCCAAAAAGGCGGACAGGAAACTAAATTATATAGACCAGCCGCTGGACTGCCGGAAAGCCTGCCTTGGCCGGTTCTACGCCGATGAAAAGATGCTGGGGCTTAAATACATCAACCTGGTGATGGCCGCCCGGTGGCTGGGCGCCAAAGACATTTCAAATACCGGGGCGATCGCCGAGTCGGTCAAGTTCATCGAACTGGGCGGAACCGGGCTTGCCATGGCGCTGGAGACTTCATTGTACGAAACAGCCCAGGCCGAGGCGGAGGCCGGGGCCGTTAAGGACGGCGTAATTGGCGTTCCGTTCATGGTTTTCCGGGGCGAGGGTTTTTTTGGGGCGGACAGGCTCCCTTACCTTGAAGACGTTATAAAGTCCGACCCGTCTCTTATAGTCCATCATGACGCAAGCTACTCGGTAATAAGCCCCGGTGAAATGGCCGAAAAGGTGAAAAACAACGAGCCCCTTTTGGCGCTGGATGTACGTATTCCCAAAGATTTCGGGCAGGGGCATATTCCGGGGGCCAACTGCCTTCCCGCCAAGATCGTTTACCGCAACATGAACAGGCTGGACCGCGACTGGACCATCATAGTGGTGGACGAAGGTGGCGTGGAGGCCAGCGAAGTGGCTTTCGCCCTGGCGGGCGCGGGTTTTGGCAAAGTGGCCGTGTTGTCCGGGGGCATGAAACTGTGGAACGGGGCCGTGGAAACCGGCCTGGACAAATGGCAGGACAAGTTAAAAACCGTAAAATGA
- a CDS encoding retroviral-like aspartic protease family protein: MAGQVKNRKMTLKPVSMLTVMALSAITIAGPARAQIYKWNEEGGSVSFSDDARNIPVKSRKDAQIIATPDQNKKSEEAEPQDKGGSGLAPQAVAQPAGMRSDKVINVPLKSHGFSYLVDTEVNRGTRASFLVDTGASFVIISPELAKKIGVSNMDNLPKMPVTTAGGVSWIYLIEIESLKVGEAEAVHVEAGVSSSIGEGFDGLLGMSFLNEFIHQIDGPGSKMLLKSARGAGQSFGGHDKGWWRTKYTHYSESIRRFTAYRESLVTGAPLDDPEIKKVKGFTEKDVKKIIDYYTGLLNSLDRRASAAGVPSDWRVYP, from the coding sequence ATGGCAGGACAAGTTAAAAACCGTAAAATGACGCTAAAACCCGTTTCGATGTTGACCGTGATGGCCCTATCGGCCATAACCATTGCCGGTCCGGCCCGGGCCCAGATATACAAATGGAATGAAGAAGGCGGCTCCGTAAGCTTTTCGGACGATGCGAGGAACATTCCCGTAAAATCCAGAAAAGACGCCCAGATAATCGCCACCCCCGATCAAAATAAAAAGAGCGAAGAAGCCGAGCCGCAGGATAAAGGCGGCTCCGGATTAGCTCCCCAGGCTGTGGCCCAACCCGCCGGGATGCGCTCGGATAAGGTGATCAACGTTCCGTTGAAGTCCCACGGGTTCAGTTATCTGGTGGATACGGAGGTGAACCGGGGAACGCGCGCCAGCTTTCTTGTGGATACCGGCGCCAGCTTCGTAATAATCTCCCCCGAACTGGCCAAGAAGATAGGTGTATCCAATATGGACAACCTGCCTAAAATGCCGGTTACCACCGCCGGTGGCGTCTCGTGGATATACCTTATCGAAATCGAGAGCCTCAAGGTTGGGGAGGCGGAAGCGGTACACGTTGAAGCTGGCGTATCCAGCAGTATTGGCGAGGGGTTTGACGGACTTTTGGGCATGAGTTTCCTCAACGAATTCATCCACCAGATAGACGGCCCCGGCTCCAAAATGCTTTTAAAATCCGCCAGGGGGGCCGGGCAATCGTTCGGCGGGCACGACAAGGGCTGGTGGCGGACAAAATATACCCATTACTCCGAAAGCATCCGCCGGTTCACCGCATACCGGGAAAGCCTTGTCACCGGCGCGCCTCTTGACGATCCCGAAATCAAAAAGGTGAAAGGCTTTACCGAGAAGGATGTGAAGAAGATTATCGACTACTACACGGGGTTGTTAAACTCGCTGGACCGCCGCGCCTCCGCCGCTGGAGTGCCCAGCGACTGGCGGGTGTATCCGTAA
- a CDS encoding HEPN domain-containing protein — protein sequence MNGIDHARRLIALALLDFQAMTNMLEPSMFSDSIFGFHAQQAVEKTLKAWMCLNNQAYQGKHDLRLLLAQLEKYGASSIERFKDLADLTDFAVEYRYEIYNEEPVDRTELIGKVSALIAHVNGQLDQK from the coding sequence ATGAACGGCATTGACCATGCGCGCCGGTTGATAGCGCTGGCCTTGCTGGATTTTCAGGCGATGACCAATATGCTGGAGCCTTCCATGTTTTCGGATTCAATCTTCGGCTTTCACGCCCAGCAAGCCGTGGAAAAGACACTAAAGGCATGGATGTGCCTTAATAACCAGGCTTACCAGGGAAAGCATGACTTAAGGCTTCTTCTGGCCCAGCTTGAAAAATATGGGGCGTCCAGTATTGAAAGGTTCAAGGACTTGGCGGATCTCACGGATTTCGCTGTTGAATACCGCTATGAGATATACAACGAAGAGCCGGTGGACAGGACAGAATTGATTGGCAAGGTCAGCGCGCTTATCGCTCATGTTAATGGGCAATTAGACCAAAAGTAA
- a CDS encoding nucleotidyltransferase domain-containing protein — MDKETEYLDGVVQAIVHATQPEKIILFGSRARGEHGAGSDYDILVIEREPFGPARSRRKELSKIRRAIWDAPLPIDLLVYSLDEYEEMQSSLNHVLQKAAREGKSLYERH, encoded by the coding sequence ATGGATAAAGAAACCGAATATCTCGATGGCGTGGTTCAAGCCATAGTCCATGCCACACAGCCGGAGAAAATAATACTGTTCGGCTCTAGGGCCAGGGGTGAGCATGGGGCAGGTTCAGATTATGACATACTGGTCATTGAGAGGGAGCCTTTTGGCCCGGCCCGGTCACGCAGGAAAGAGCTCAGTAAAATCCGGCGGGCTATTTGGGACGCGCCGCTACCAATAGACCTTTTGGTGTATTCACTTGACGAGTACGAGGAGATGCAAAGCTCCTTAAACCATGTTCTCCAAAAAGCCGCCAGAGAAGGCAAATCGCTTTATGAACGGCATTGA